The Dunckerocampus dactyliophorus isolate RoL2022-P2 chromosome 1, RoL_Ddac_1.1, whole genome shotgun sequence genome has a segment encoding these proteins:
- the LOC129178927 gene encoding kazrin-A-like has translation MMMLKICCRCYSHCQQHHPPTCPPLPRPLLPPHSRTHPDSDSVSSPTRLSLSLPDGPEEQLDRLQQVELARSTPMSHWRAGTVQAWLEVVMAMPMYIRTCSENVKSGKVLLGLTDEDLELGLGVTSLMHRRKLRLAIEDYREAEDGRGLSKAADMDHHWVAKAWLSDMGLPQYSQAFHTHLVDGRMLNSLTRHDLECHLNISKKSHQLSLLLGIELLQSLSFDKDALQARRIQCEHQNVDPLVWTSHRVVKWIKEIDLKEFAEGLVNSGVHGAVMVLDPTFTSDTLATTMGIPNSKHMVRRHLEEEVTNLIDSARVDANQDFERLVLGTPPTPLRQNSPSRSPGSASRHTDDEGSLRRRAVKPPTGFSPRARNGRDLSCHSSYGSLPRDAREQTPPRTQGSPIRSYANIGVTNV, from the exons ATGATGATGCTCA aaatctGTTGTCGCTGCTACTCACACTGCCAACAACATCACCCACCCACATGTCCTCCTCTCCCTCGCCCCTTACTTCCTCCTCATTCACGCACTCACCCAGACTCAGACAGCGTCTCCAGCCCCACACGCCTCAGCCTCAGCTTGCCGGACGGccctgaggagcagctggaccgCCTGCAGCAGGTGGAGCTGGCCAGGAGCACACCCATGTCCCACTGGAGGGCAGGTACCGTGCAGGCCTGGCTGGAGGTTGTCATGGCCATGCCCATGTACATACGCACCTGCTCAGAGAATGTCAAGAGTGGAAAG GTTTTATTGGGGCTAACAGATGAAGACCTGGAGCTTGGTTTAGGTGTCACCAGTTTGATGCATCGTCGTAAACTGCGTCTGGCCATTGAAGATTACAGAGAGGCTGAGGATGGCAGAGG GTTGTCCAAGGCTGCAGACATGGACCATCACTGGGTGGCCAAGGCCTGGCTCAGCGACATGGGCTTGCCTCAGTACTCTCAAGCATTTCACACTCACTTGGTGGACGGACGCATGCTCAACTCACTGACCCGCCATGACCTTGAATGCCACTTGAACATCTCCAAAAAGTCCCACCAGCTCAGCTTGCTGCTGGGCATTGAGCTGCTGCAATCGCTCAGTTTTGACAAGGAC GCACTGCAGGCCCGCCGGATACAGTGTGAACACCAGAATGTGGATCCTTTGGTTTGGACTTCTCATCGCGTTGTCAAATGGATTAAAGAAATTGACCTCAAG GAGTTTGCAGAAGGTCTGGTTAATAGCGGTGTTCATGGAGCCGTCATGGTACTGGATCCCACTTTCACCAGCGACACCTTGGCAACAACAATGGGAATTCCCAACAGCAAACACATGGTTCGCAGACACCTTGAAGAAGAGGTGACAAATCTAATTGACTCGGCCAG GGTAGATGCAAATCAGGACTTTGAGCGTTTAGTTTTGGGAACGCCACCGACTCCTCTTCGCCAAAACTCCCCGAGCAGGTCACCTGGGTCTGCCAGTCgacacactgatgatgaaggcTCACTGAGGAGGAGGGCTGTCAAG CCTCCAACAGGGTTCAGCCCAAGAGCGCGCAATGGGCGAGACTTGAGTTGCCACAGCAGCTATGGCTCCCTACCTCGTGATGCCAGAGAGCAAACACCACCAAGAACACAAGGGAGCCCTATCAGGTCTTATGCCAACATCGGGGTCACCAATGTCTGA